TCTGGATTGAGCGGGAGAAGCCGTTCAAGAGCGTTGCCGAGGAGTTGGAGACCCTGTCCAGGCAGGGCGACGACTTCCGCCGGATCATCGAGCCCCAGAAGGGCGACGCGATCTTCGGCCTGGCGACGTTTCTGGAGAGTTTTGATATTCGCACAGCCTACCCGCTGCTTCTCTTTCTGCTGAATGCGAAGCTCGGCGACGAGCAGTGGGATGAGATTTCAACGCTGCTGGAATCGTACCTGCTCAGGCGAGCCGTGCTGGGCTGGTCGACGAAGGCCTACAACCGAATCTTCCTGAACCTCGCAAAATCCTTGCGGGCCGTTGGTGCCCGCCCCGAGATCGTCAAGGCGTTCTTGTCGAGCCTGTCTGGCGAGTCATCGGCCTGGCCTACTGACGAGCAGTTCTTCGGCGCATGGCAGGGGCGCGATACCTATCACGACCTGAACAATGCCAAGCTGGTTCACGTTCTCTCGCGGCTTAACGACACCTACCTGACGAATAGAAACGAGAGGGTCCAGATCGATTCCCCTCTGACCGTCGAACACATCCTCCCGCAGACGTGGCTCAAGAACTGGCCCCTGGCAGGCGGGGAGAGCGGGCTCAGCTTCAAGGAGCTGTTCGACGCCAGCGCCGACGACCCGAGGGCAGTCGCGACAAGACGCCGGGACGCCGCCCTGCAGACGATGGGCAATCTGACCATCCTCACGCAGGAACTGAACTCGGATGCGTCAAACGCCGCGTGGGCGGTGAAGAAGTCCAAACTGCTCACGGCCTCGCTGCTGCCGATCAACCAACAGCTACACGTCTACGACAAATGGGCAGAGGACACGATCGCGCAGCGTAGCAAGGAACTCTTCCAAAAGGCGACGACTGTGTGGCCGGCGCCGCTGACACAGCCTGCGCCGACGAATGGCTGATGCGGCCACGGTGGCCAGGCGCTGAGCGCCTCTCGCGCGGCACTGTACAACACGATTGAGGAGGTGTAAGTTTGCGGGGACGAATCAGGCCGGGGTGCGACGTTCTGGAAATCTGAAGCCGATTATTTCTGCACAGCACCTGCACAGGCAACAATGGGCGAGAATGTCAAAACAACTTCAAGCCCTTATGATTACCCCCCTCTCCCTCTGGGAGAGGAAGACAATCATAAGTAATTGACATCTCACATTTTCTTCTCTACAAATCGTCTAAACAACCTCTTCACAGATACGGCAGATCAAGGAGTTACAAATTATTCATACACACTTCCTGCACAGAAAGAAAGCCCCCGCGTGTCCTTCCTCGTCGATGTTCAAGAACTCAAGACCGGCCTCATCATCTTCCGCAGAGCGGACGTAACACACCGCAACTGGTACTGCCGGGTGCGTGTGCCGAACGAAGACCGGTACAAAACGATCTCCCTCAAGACCTCCGACATCCGCGAGGCCCGCGACAAGGCCTTCGAGCATGACGCCGACATCCGCTTCCGCGTCAAACACGACGTCCCGATCTTCGAGAAGTCGTTTGCCGAAGTGGCGCGGGAGTATTCAGAGTTCCACAAAGGCGTGGCCGCTTCGGGCCAGATCACGATGAACCGCTGGAAGATCGTCGATGGCTACATCCGCCTGCACCTGATTCCCTATGTCGGGAACATTCAGATCACCCTCGTCACCGAGGACAAATGGAAGTCCTATCCGCTCTGGCGCAAGCAGAACAACGCCGGGAAGAAGGCCTCCCGCGCTCGGCGACCGCGCGCCAACGCCGGCACGCCGGAGCCTGGCGACGCCAAGCCGCCGCCGCCGGCAAGGGATGGCACCATCCGTCAGGAGATGATGACCTTCCGCGCCATCATGAATTTCGCGGCCGACAGGCAATACATCCGCGAAAGGCAGGTGCCGAAGGGCAAGCTCGTCTCCGACAAGGCGCGCCGGGAGGAATTCACGCCGCAGGAGTACCGCGAGCTGCATACCTTCGCCCGCCGCTGGATCAAGGATGCGCGGCACGAGGCGAGCGCCTGGTACCGCAACATGGCCTACAACTTCATGCTGGTCATGGCGAACACGGGCATGCGCACGATGGAGGCGCGCAACCTCCGCTGGCGCGACATCGACGCCCGCGCCGACCGGCAGGAGCGCCCCTTCGTCTGCATCAACGTGCGCGGCAAAGGCAAGTTCCGGGAACTGATCGCCGCGCAGAACGTCGCTTCATACCTGGAACGGATCAAAGCAATCAGCAAGGCCATCAAGCCTGATGATTTCGTATTCACCACCCGTGGCGGCAAATCCGCCTCCACCCTTTACGGCTCCCTGATCGAAGACCTCCTCACCAAGTCCGGCCTGCTTCACAGCGCGTCTGGAAGCCGGCGAAGCTCCTACTGTTTCCGCCACACCTACGCGACCTTCCGCCTGATGGAGGGGGTTGACGTGTATTTCCTGGCCAAACAGATGGGAACCTCCGTCAAGATGATCGAGGATTATTACGGCCACATCACGCCCGCCAAGAATGCCGAGCGCATTCTCCAGGGCATCCCGGGATGGGAGCCGATGGCGGACGGTTCCGGCGCACTGGCCGGCAGCGTGAACGCTGGCGGCGCCGGAGACAAACCGCCAGAACCTCGATCCAGGAAGTAACCGCGGATGTGCCGCCGCCGCTCAATGCATCGAGTTCGATGCCAGGCGGTCCCGGCAACATCACACAGCGCACGCCGCTGAAGCGGGCCGGGTGCGCTGCCGGTCGGTCCCCATGCGCGGATTGGACAGGGACAACTCCCGCGGCAGACTTCGGCCGTGGCCTTATCATTAGTCCTGTTGTTTCTGGAAGGACGGGGCGCTTCCAAACGGACAGGACAGGGCTCTCCCGCATGAATGATCATCCGGTCTGGCATGTATACGACGAACTCCGCACGGCGAAGCTGAACCTGTACTACTACCGCCAGGTTCTCGGCCGTGCGCGGAGATGGCAGACCGTCCGGGAACTCCTGATGGCGGCCTCAGGCTCCACGGGTGTCGCTGGCCTCTGGCTGTTCAGCACCGGCCCGGGCGACGTTCTCTGGAAGGGCCTCGCGTCGGTGACGGCGTTCATTGCCCTCTACCAGAGCGTCGCGCGCCCGAGCGAGCGGATTCGCTGTCTTGAAACGCAAACGACCGGTTGGGCGCAACTGGAGCACTCGCTCGCGGACATGCGGCGCCGCATTCACGAACTTGGCCGCTATGACGGCGTCTTGCAGGCCGAACTCAAGGGAATCCTCGACGGGAAGTTGAGCATCATCGCCGACGTGTCGGAGACGCACGTCAATGAAGCCATACGTGGCCGCTGCTTCGAGGCCGTCAAGAAGGAGCTCCCGTTGCACGTGTTCTTTGTCCCCGAGCCACGACCAGAGAAGTGAGACACCGAGATGCCTGAGCAGCCGAAAAGACCGACGCCGCCACCGCCGCCTCCGCCGCAGCGGCCGGACAGGGAAATCCGGAAGATTGATCCGCCGGAGCCATGGCCGCGACCGCAGTCGCCGCCGCCCCAGCCGCCGCCCGGGCGCGAGCCCTGAGTTCCG
The Vicinamibacterales bacterium genome window above contains:
- a CDS encoding HNH endonuclease family protein, producing the protein WIEREKPFKSVAEELETLSRQGDDFRRIIEPQKGDAIFGLATFLESFDIRTAYPLLLFLLNAKLGDEQWDEISTLLESYLLRRAVLGWSTKAYNRIFLNLAKSLRAVGARPEIVKAFLSSLSGESSAWPTDEQFFGAWQGRDTYHDLNNAKLVHVLSRLNDTYLTNRNERVQIDSPLTVEHILPQTWLKNWPLAGGESGLSFKELFDASADDPRAVATRRRDAALQTMGNLTILTQELNSDASNAAWAVKKSKLLTASLLPINQQLHVYDKWAEDTIAQRSKELFQKATTVWPAPLTQPAPTNG
- a CDS encoding site-specific integrase, with protein sequence MSFLVDVQELKTGLIIFRRADVTHRNWYCRVRVPNEDRYKTISLKTSDIREARDKAFEHDADIRFRVKHDVPIFEKSFAEVAREYSEFHKGVAASGQITMNRWKIVDGYIRLHLIPYVGNIQITLVTEDKWKSYPLWRKQNNAGKKASRARRPRANAGTPEPGDAKPPPPARDGTIRQEMMTFRAIMNFAADRQYIRERQVPKGKLVSDKARREEFTPQEYRELHTFARRWIKDARHEASAWYRNMAYNFMLVMANTGMRTMEARNLRWRDIDARADRQERPFVCINVRGKGKFRELIAAQNVASYLERIKAISKAIKPDDFVFTTRGGKSASTLYGSLIEDLLTKSGLLHSASGSRRSSYCFRHTYATFRLMEGVDVYFLAKQMGTSVKMIEDYYGHITPAKNAERILQGIPGWEPMADGSGALAGSVNAGGAGDKPPEPRSRK